In one Bradyrhizobium sp. 4 genomic region, the following are encoded:
- a CDS encoding gamma-glutamyltransferase translates to MPHQFSHAQSVRKPAVTSKGGIVAAQSRRAAEVGAQVLAAGGDCVDAIVATTFALNVLEPWNSGMGGGGAMVLYRAAENRYEVIDYGMCAPQSLRTADYPLSGEGAASDLFPWQRVKGDHNIHGPGSIAVPGVVAGMEEAHRRHARLPWKDLVAPAVALAGEGLLVDWWTTLTIAASAADLRRYPGSAATFLKDGLPPSAPWGIKSETRLALDALKATLAHLADAGPRDFYQGDLARSIASDIKADGGALSVEDLAAFRAHLRDPLAIPYRGGKVFATPELTAGPTMAHALRLLQQNLKPGSAPDAAAYAEYAAALQSAYRERLKHMGDADGKRSLGADYLAPACTTHFSVVDRHGNIAAVTQTLLSSFGSKYVTPHTGIAMNNGIMWFDPMPGTTNSLAPGKRCLTNYTPVIAEAKDGRRLAVGASGGRRILPSVMQIVSFAMDFGMDLDAAIHQPRIDASEGAIVIGDTRLPADTRETLAARFDYEEARVQSLPQKFACPSVVMRDGDTNSGAVEIFQPWADAVAEG, encoded by the coding sequence ATGCCGCACCAGTTCAGCCACGCCCAATCCGTCCGCAAGCCCGCCGTCACATCCAAAGGCGGCATCGTCGCCGCACAATCGCGGCGGGCGGCCGAAGTGGGGGCGCAAGTGCTGGCGGCGGGCGGCGACTGCGTGGATGCGATCGTCGCGACCACCTTCGCGCTCAACGTGCTGGAGCCCTGGAACAGCGGCATGGGCGGCGGCGGCGCGATGGTGCTCTACCGTGCCGCGGAAAATCGCTATGAGGTGATCGACTACGGCATGTGCGCGCCGCAAAGCCTGCGCACCGCAGACTATCCGCTCAGCGGCGAAGGCGCGGCTTCCGATCTGTTTCCCTGGCAGCGGGTCAAGGGCGACCACAATATCCACGGCCCCGGCTCCATCGCCGTGCCCGGGGTCGTCGCCGGCATGGAGGAGGCGCATCGCCGCCACGCCAGGCTGCCATGGAAAGATCTCGTCGCGCCGGCCGTCGCCCTCGCCGGTGAAGGCCTGCTGGTCGACTGGTGGACCACGCTGACGATCGCGGCATCGGCGGCCGATCTTCGGCGCTATCCGGGAAGCGCGGCCACGTTCCTGAAGGATGGCCTGCCGCCGAGCGCGCCATGGGGCATCAAGTCCGAGACGCGGCTGGCGCTGGACGCGCTGAAGGCGACACTGGCGCACCTCGCCGACGCCGGTCCGCGCGATTTCTACCAGGGCGACCTCGCCAGAAGCATCGCCTCCGACATCAAGGCCGACGGCGGCGCGCTATCGGTGGAGGACCTCGCCGCGTTCCGAGCCCATCTGCGCGATCCGCTGGCGATCCCCTATCGCGGCGGCAAGGTGTTTGCGACGCCGGAGCTGACGGCCGGACCGACCATGGCGCATGCGCTGCGCCTGTTGCAGCAGAACCTGAAGCCGGGAAGCGCGCCCGATGCAGCCGCCTACGCCGAATATGCCGCCGCGTTGCAATCGGCCTATCGCGAGCGGCTCAAGCATATGGGGGATGCCGACGGCAAGCGCTCGCTCGGCGCGGACTATCTGGCGCCCGCCTGCACCACGCATTTCTCCGTGGTCGACCGCCACGGCAACATCGCGGCGGTGACGCAGACGCTGCTGTCATCCTTCGGCTCGAAATACGTCACGCCGCACACCGGCATCGCCATGAACAACGGCATCATGTGGTTCGACCCGATGCCGGGCACCACCAACTCGCTCGCCCCAGGCAAGCGCTGTCTCACCAACTACACGCCTGTCATCGCCGAGGCCAAGGACGGCAGACGGCTCGCGGTCGGCGCCTCCGGCGGTCGCCGCATCCTGCCGTCGGTGATGCAGATCGTGTCGTTTGCGATGGATTTCGGCATGGATCTCGATGCCGCGATCCACCAACCGCGCATCGACGCCAGCGAAGGCGCGATCGTGATCGGCGATACCAGGTTGCCGGCGGACACACGCGAGACGCTCGCGGCGCGATTCGACTATGAGGAAGCGCGGGTGCAGTCCTTGCCGCAGAAGTTCGCCTGCCCGAGCGTCGTGATGCGCGACGGCGACACCAATTCCGGCGCGGTCGAGATCTTCCAGCCCTGGGCCGACGCGGTGGCGGAGGGCTGA
- a CDS encoding SMP-30/gluconolactonase/LRE family protein, producing MAITSGRNFWCLCSSVVLVLATAPARAETKLFESVQVTPSGEYTFGIEGPAADLDGNLFVVNFGKPGTIGKLPVGGAVSEPFTALPEGSVGNAIRFARDGTMFIADYKKHNIFAIPKGSTEPAIWFHSDEMNQPNDITIARDGTIYASDPNWKGREGHIWRIAKGTDGTVQGQLMSAPRAMGTTNGIDLSPDDKTLYVGESSSGQIWSYTVGGNELTNPKLVKAFQPDTVDGLRTDVDGRLYVARILKGTITLMKANGAVEREIALRAKEPTNLAFGGRDGKTIFVTQRQGGFVEAFRTDQEGREHCLQRGRC from the coding sequence ATGGCTATTACATCCGGCAGGAATTTCTGGTGCCTGTGCAGTAGCGTTGTTCTCGTCCTTGCGACGGCGCCGGCCCGAGCAGAAACAAAACTGTTCGAAAGCGTGCAGGTGACGCCATCAGGCGAATACACCTTCGGCATCGAAGGGCCGGCCGCCGATCTCGACGGCAATCTCTTCGTCGTCAATTTCGGCAAGCCCGGCACCATCGGCAAGTTGCCTGTCGGCGGCGCGGTGTCCGAGCCGTTCACGGCTTTGCCCGAGGGCAGCGTCGGCAATGCCATCCGCTTCGCGCGCGACGGCACCATGTTCATCGCCGACTACAAGAAGCACAACATCTTCGCGATCCCGAAGGGATCGACCGAGCCCGCCATCTGGTTTCACTCCGACGAGATGAACCAGCCCAACGACATCACCATCGCCCGCGACGGCACGATCTACGCGAGCGATCCGAACTGGAAAGGTCGCGAAGGCCACATCTGGCGTATCGCGAAGGGAACCGACGGAACGGTGCAGGGACAGCTCATGTCGGCGCCGCGCGCGATGGGCACCACCAACGGCATCGATCTCAGCCCTGATGACAAGACGCTCTATGTCGGGGAATCCAGCAGCGGCCAGATCTGGTCCTACACGGTCGGCGGCAACGAGCTCACCAATCCAAAACTCGTCAAGGCGTTTCAGCCCGACACCGTCGACGGCCTGCGCACCGACGTGGACGGCCGCCTCTACGTCGCGCGCATCCTCAAGGGCACGATCACGTTGATGAAGGCCAATGGCGCGGTCGAGCGGGAGATCGCGCTGAGGGCGAAGGAGCCGACCAATCTTGCCTTCGGCGGCCGCGACGGCAAGACGATCTTCGTCACCCAGCGTCAGGGCGGCTTCGTCGAGGCTTTCCGCACCGACCAGGAGGGCCGCGAGCACTGCCTTCAGCGCGGGCGCTGCTAA
- a CDS encoding histone deacetylase family protein codes for MKAVHTELHRSHDPQFFLVRGVVKRTTEQPERADRLLKGLKDGKHQLVEPNTFGQGPRARIHSPEYLSFLSEAWEAWTALGDSGPEMIGNIHPVRHAATYPTHITGKLGWHTADTAAPIGPGTWAAACAATDVAVTAAQMVMDGEDATYALCRPPGHHAYRDMAGGFCFLNNSAIAAAHLRQRHERVVILDVDVHHGNGTQGIFYARPDVYTVSIHADPVAYYPYVWGYAHERGEGPGLGANLNIPLAIGTGDDGYIQAMDVARKAIESFAPGALVIALGLDASEHDPLKGLAVTTPGFRRIGQAIAKMGLPTVFVQEGGYLSDILGANLTSVLAGFEEAR; via the coding sequence GTGAAAGCCGTCCATACCGAACTGCACCGCAGCCACGATCCGCAATTCTTCCTGGTTCGCGGCGTGGTCAAGCGCACCACCGAGCAGCCCGAGCGTGCCGACCGCCTGCTTAAGGGGCTCAAGGACGGCAAGCATCAACTGGTCGAGCCCAACACATTCGGGCAGGGGCCGCGTGCGCGCATCCATAGCCCCGAATATCTGTCGTTCCTGAGCGAGGCCTGGGAGGCCTGGACCGCGCTCGGCGATTCCGGCCCGGAGATGATCGGCAATATCCATCCGGTGCGCCATGCCGCGACCTATCCCACCCATATCACCGGCAAGCTCGGCTGGCACACCGCCGACACCGCGGCGCCGATCGGCCCCGGCACCTGGGCCGCGGCCTGCGCTGCGACCGACGTTGCGGTCACCGCGGCACAGATGGTGATGGACGGCGAGGATGCGACTTATGCGCTCTGCCGGCCGCCCGGCCATCACGCCTATCGCGACATGGCCGGCGGCTTCTGCTTCCTCAACAACAGCGCGATCGCGGCAGCACATCTGCGGCAGAGGCACGAGCGTGTCGTGATCCTCGACGTCGACGTCCACCACGGCAACGGCACGCAAGGCATCTTCTACGCGCGGCCGGACGTCTACACGGTCTCGATCCATGCCGATCCCGTCGCGTATTATCCTTACGTGTGGGGCTACGCGCATGAGCGCGGCGAAGGTCCCGGCCTCGGCGCCAACCTCAACATTCCCCTGGCGATCGGCACCGGCGATGACGGCTACATCCAGGCGATGGACGTCGCACGCAAGGCGATCGAGTCCTTTGCGCCCGGCGCCCTCGTCATCGCGCTCGGCCTCGACGCCTCCGAGCACGATCCGCTGAAGGGTCTCGCCGTCACTACGCCCGGCTTCCGCCGCATCGGACAGGCCATCGCGAAGATGGGCTTGCCGACGGTGTTCGTGCAGGAGGGCGGCTATCTCTCGGATATTCTCGGCGCGAATTTGACCTCGGTGCTGGCCGGATTCGAAGAGGCGCGGTGA
- a CDS encoding LLM class flavin-dependent oxidoreductase: MTLPRLRVFPAISRNRDPKKYVGELMRVAQFADRNGFEGILLFEGNDVFVEPWAMAQHIIGETTRSSPLIAVNPVYMHPFTAAKFVSSFAQLHRRKVYLNMITGTAVSDLQGLGDEQSHADRYVRLGEFVALMRQLLASPRPATFEGRFYRASNLQLRPRLPPELMPEFLVAGQSEPAQRVAKETGCIKMQMLPPDLDLGLDVSGVNFGIFAREGREEARQAAKARFRDNADDRELLVLTVENSDSVWKRRLYEGQSGELADNGYWLLPFLTFQADCPYLVGSYAEIGAKLKEFAAKGLTTIMLDMVADETEMQHVCKALAASGMF; the protein is encoded by the coding sequence ATGACACTGCCGCGGCTGCGCGTCTTTCCCGCGATTTCGCGCAACCGCGACCCCAAGAAATATGTCGGCGAGCTGATGCGGGTGGCGCAGTTCGCCGACCGCAACGGCTTCGAAGGCATCCTGCTGTTCGAAGGCAACGACGTGTTCGTCGAGCCTTGGGCGATGGCCCAGCACATCATCGGCGAGACGACCCGATCCTCGCCGCTGATCGCCGTCAATCCGGTCTACATGCACCCGTTCACGGCAGCGAAATTCGTCTCGTCCTTTGCGCAACTCCACCGCCGCAAGGTCTATCTCAACATGATCACGGGGACGGCGGTCAGCGATCTGCAGGGGCTCGGCGACGAGCAGTCGCATGCCGATCGTTATGTCCGGCTCGGCGAATTCGTTGCGCTGATGCGCCAGCTGCTGGCAAGCCCGCGGCCGGCGACTTTCGAGGGCCGGTTCTACCGCGCAAGCAACCTGCAACTGCGGCCGCGTCTGCCGCCGGAGCTGATGCCGGAATTTCTGGTCGCAGGCCAGTCCGAGCCGGCACAGCGCGTCGCAAAGGAGACTGGCTGCATCAAGATGCAGATGCTGCCGCCCGATCTCGATCTCGGCCTCGATGTATCAGGCGTGAATTTTGGAATTTTCGCCCGCGAGGGACGCGAGGAGGCACGGCAAGCGGCAAAAGCGCGTTTCCGCGATAATGCTGACGATCGCGAGCTGCTCGTGCTCACGGTGGAGAACAGCGATTCCGTGTGGAAACGGCGCCTCTACGAGGGCCAGAGCGGCGAACTCGCGGACAATGGCTATTGGCTGCTGCCGTTCCTGACCTTCCAGGCCGACTGCCCCTACCTCGTCGGCAGCTACGCGGAGATCGGCGCGAAGCTGAAGGAGTTTGCCGCCAAGGGGCTGACCACGATCATGCTCGACATGGTCGCGGACGAGACCGAGATGCAGCACGTCTGCAAGGCGCTCGCGGCGAGCGGGATGTTTTGA
- a CDS encoding 4'-phosphopantetheinyl transferase superfamily protein — protein sequence MADDRIELFVGLIETFDAPDGVDACRRLLSVDERVRADRFMFERHQRQYIFAHAMLRLALSHAAPDVAPTDWSFAAGRYGRPFVASPKTSSTLHFSLSHADGCVACVVSGHETVGVDVETVSRRVAPLSTALRFFAPEEVETLRGLPEPAATERFFDYWTLKEAYLKARGFGLNLPLDAFAMQVSREAIEISFKPDIADDPQGWRFQLISPSPSHRLAIADGSRATGGLPITRNAWPLQEAAE from the coding sequence ATGGCAGACGACAGAATTGAACTGTTTGTCGGACTGATCGAGACTTTTGACGCGCCGGATGGGGTTGATGCTTGCCGGCGCTTGCTCTCGGTCGACGAACGGGTACGTGCCGACCGCTTCATGTTCGAGCGGCACCAGCGGCAATATATTTTCGCGCACGCGATGTTGCGCCTCGCGCTCTCGCACGCCGCACCTGATGTCGCCCCCACAGACTGGTCATTTGCGGCCGGGCGTTACGGGCGGCCGTTTGTCGCATCGCCCAAGACCTCGAGCACGCTGCATTTCAGCCTGTCGCACGCCGACGGCTGCGTCGCCTGCGTCGTATCGGGGCATGAGACCGTCGGCGTCGACGTCGAGACCGTGTCGCGTCGGGTGGCGCCACTGTCGACCGCGCTTCGGTTCTTCGCGCCGGAAGAGGTCGAAACGCTGCGCGGACTGCCGGAGCCCGCTGCGACCGAGCGCTTCTTCGACTACTGGACGCTGAAGGAAGCCTATCTGAAGGCCAGAGGTTTCGGCCTCAATTTGCCGCTCGACGCCTTCGCGATGCAGGTATCGCGCGAGGCCATCGAGATCAGCTTCAAGCCCGATATCGCCGACGATCCGCAAGGCTGGCGATTCCAGCTGATCTCGCCGTCGCCCTCGCATCGTCTCGCGATCGCCGACGGCTCCCGCGCCACCGGCGGCCTTCCCATCACCCGCAATGCATGGCCGCTGCAGGAGGCGGCTGAATGA
- a CDS encoding PQQ-dependent sugar dehydrogenase codes for MNHLTFWRESRSLRACAGALVVLLTLTSVGSSEPVRKSGYAIGTETCGSVDLAFPRIQIDMKAGFCAGLVASEEDRLKFPRSIIQVPGRDLFVVADMAGWGHTDGRLLLLDPRAPQGQRFKELLTAIEYPFGLVIGPDKKLYASSTETIFRFDPLADNPRDTVETIVRHMPGRRVTLPDGTKLDESAHPLKQFVFDKNGRLFVNIGSHSDDCITPAPITRSCAAAEGASAMASIWLFTPPPGGIFPALKPGETDPPHSVYARGLRNSMALALHPNFPDAGYAFLQGENGRDLPDIFKPNEEINAIEPGRHYGWPYCYDLSTPSPEFRIVLQSGVYKALCTANALYKAPFSLLPPHGAPLAMLYYHGAKFPELEGKLLVSLHGYRPTGSRVIVYDVDDHGFPKPVPAPVSYHVSCAADPTHSFQTEGGDVAAAPFDELIAGWHRVNGARPQGAPVGMTVAEDGAIWLVEDKNQTVIRIDRAAGDAPPPLPCDMRSQALIDQLAVFVARDAPNSVRLTNLRKGLVEKHCVGCHSDFGLKPGLSDAQKDATVLRFMLSQDGWVYPGDPDSGKLRTRLRGLGAEKLMPPGGEGLPNAEPGYTRLLDRADLLVSKMVPGLRMRIRSGPPQRKFFGKTNKECGEIPAAKVVVVTQRNAVDKPGFSRFFRPADPYLNGECSDGDGYYIRQEFLVPVQ; via the coding sequence GTGAACCACCTCACATTCTGGCGTGAAAGCCGAAGCCTGCGCGCATGCGCGGGCGCCTTGGTGGTCCTCCTGACCCTCACCTCGGTAGGCTCATCAGAACCGGTCCGCAAGAGCGGCTATGCGATCGGCACGGAGACCTGTGGCAGTGTCGATCTGGCTTTTCCCAGAATCCAGATCGACATGAAGGCGGGATTTTGCGCCGGCCTCGTCGCCAGCGAGGAGGATCGGCTGAAATTCCCGCGCTCGATCATCCAGGTGCCCGGTCGTGACCTGTTCGTGGTCGCCGACATGGCGGGCTGGGGCCATACCGATGGTCGGCTGCTGTTGCTCGACCCGCGCGCGCCCCAGGGACAGCGGTTCAAGGAGCTGCTGACTGCAATCGAATATCCGTTCGGTCTCGTGATCGGCCCGGACAAGAAGCTCTATGCCTCGAGCACGGAGACGATCTTCCGGTTCGATCCGCTCGCCGACAATCCGCGCGACACGGTCGAGACCATCGTCCGTCACATGCCCGGCCGCCGGGTCACATTGCCCGATGGCACAAAGCTCGACGAGAGCGCGCATCCACTCAAGCAGTTTGTCTTTGATAAGAACGGCCGGCTGTTCGTCAACATCGGCTCGCACAGCGACGACTGCATCACGCCGGCGCCGATCACGAGATCTTGCGCGGCGGCCGAGGGCGCTTCCGCGATGGCGTCGATCTGGCTGTTCACGCCGCCCCCGGGCGGTATCTTTCCGGCGTTGAAGCCTGGCGAGACCGACCCGCCGCACAGCGTCTATGCGCGCGGCCTGCGCAACTCGATGGCGCTGGCACTGCATCCGAACTTCCCCGATGCGGGCTATGCTTTCCTGCAAGGCGAGAACGGCCGCGACCTGCCCGATATTTTCAAGCCGAACGAGGAGATCAACGCGATCGAGCCGGGCAGGCATTACGGCTGGCCTTATTGCTACGATCTGTCGACGCCCAGTCCCGAATTCAGGATCGTGTTGCAGTCGGGGGTCTACAAAGCGCTGTGCACCGCCAACGCTCTCTACAAGGCGCCGTTCTCGCTGCTGCCACCGCACGGCGCGCCGCTCGCGATGCTTTATTATCACGGGGCGAAATTTCCGGAGCTCGAAGGCAAGCTGCTGGTTAGCCTGCATGGCTATCGCCCGACCGGCAGCCGCGTCATCGTCTATGACGTCGACGACCACGGCTTCCCGAAGCCCGTCCCGGCGCCGGTGTCTTATCACGTCAGCTGCGCGGCCGATCCGACCCACAGCTTTCAGACCGAGGGCGGCGACGTCGCCGCCGCGCCGTTCGACGAACTGATCGCAGGCTGGCACCGCGTCAACGGCGCCCGGCCGCAAGGCGCCCCGGTCGGCATGACGGTCGCGGAGGACGGCGCCATCTGGCTGGTCGAGGACAAGAACCAGACCGTGATCCGGATCGACCGCGCCGCGGGCGATGCGCCGCCGCCGTTGCCCTGCGACATGCGGAGCCAGGCGCTGATCGATCAACTGGCGGTCTTCGTGGCCAGGGACGCGCCGAACAGCGTCCGGCTCACCAATTTGCGCAAGGGCCTCGTCGAAAAGCATTGCGTCGGCTGTCACTCGGATTTCGGCCTGAAGCCGGGCCTATCGGACGCTCAGAAGGACGCGACGGTGCTTCGCTTCATGCTGTCGCAGGATGGCTGGGTCTATCCTGGTGATCCCGACTCCGGCAAGTTGCGCACGCGGCTTCGCGGGTTAGGCGCGGAGAAGCTGATGCCGCCGGGTGGCGAAGGCCTGCCGAATGCCGAGCCTGGTTACACGCGCCTGCTCGACAGGGCGGATCTGCTGGTGTCAAAAATGGTTCCAGGCCTCCGGATGCGGATCAGGTCCGGCCCGCCGCAGCGCAAGTTCTTTGGCAAAACCAACAAGGAATGCGGCGAAATACCGGCCGCCAAGGTCGTCGTCGTGACACAAAGGAACGCTGTAGACAAACCCGGCTTCAGCCGCTTCTTCCGGCCGGCCGATCCCTATCTGAATGGCGAGTGCAGCGACGGCGATGGCTATTACATCCGGCAGGAATTTCTGGTGCCTGTGCAGTAG